In the Quercus lobata isolate SW786 chromosome 5, ValleyOak3.0 Primary Assembly, whole genome shotgun sequence genome, one interval contains:
- the LOC115990739 gene encoding uncharacterized protein LOC115990739, translating to MAKTPPNLVEDSIKPYKSSKDYPQNAQGLSIYASIFSIFIYISVLYIFNLSPSTLFYNTKFWFFLSNTFILIIAVDYGAYTSSKGKQDLYQEYVMRTQVKNVPSFVPQYQKIVKQSTPKQKVNSFQEMREVIVQEVQVFPERNLQVVIKSDSKKPSEDLREKIKAKTYCGSKSEQAKRVVIDESKNIIIRSSETEKNEENEFSTMSDEELNRRVDEFIQRFNREIRLQSTS from the coding sequence ATGGCCAAAACACCACCAAATCTAGTGGAAGATTCAATCAAACCGTACAAATCTTCCAAAGATTATCCTCAAAATGCCCAGGGTTTGTCTATCTATGCCtctattttctccatttttatttacatttccGTCTTATATATCTTCAACTTGTCTCCTTCCACTCTCTTTTACAACACCAAGTTTTGGTTTTTCCTTTCCAACACTTTCATACTCATCATTGCCGTTGACTATGGAGCCTATACCTCATCCAAAGGGAAACAAGACCTATACCAAGAGTACGTGATGCGTACCCAAGTGAAAAATGTTCCATCCTTCGTTCCACAATACCAAAAAATTGTTAAGCAAAGCACTCCTAAGCAAAAGGTCAATAGTTTTCAAGAAATGAGAGAAGTAATAGTTCAAGAAGTACAAGTTTTCCCTGAAAGAAACTTGCAAGTTGTTATCAAAAGTGATTCCAAAAAGCCTAGTGAAGATTTACGAGAAAAGATTAAAGCAAAAACTTATTGTGGAAGTAAGTCGGAGCAAGCCAAAAGGGTGGTGATAGACGAGAGCAAGAACATTATTATAAGGAGTTCAGAGactgaaaagaatgaagaaaatgagTTTTCAACTATGTCGGATGAGGAACTGAACAGAAGAGTAGATGAGTTTATTCAGAGGTTTAACAGAGAAATTCGACTTCAATCCACTAGCTAG